A genomic segment from Paraconexibacter algicola encodes:
- a CDS encoding sulfatase-like hydrolase/transferase: protein MSIDRRRLLTRAAQLGAAATLAPVLDAQARDERPPNILILMTDQERHRDRLPDDLPVPARCWMDEHGTNIDRFHSSSMACTPSRGCLWTGMYGPQTGLYGTFIVGAQFNVDPSIPTIGDLFKSIGYRTAFFGKWHLSYPGEIPTSAETALDTLQGNPLRGNGFDDSVISPPSDVSAYNDGYVNDPIWTRQALDWLDAHGKDEQPWLCILSLLNPHDIQYYPRGFAVDFERPDYGMEPDPSWFEEPKLDDKPSGQERFRKVVEVISGTPAGGARREGYVRSLLNLYCDLIVGTDEMLQAMIKKVIDLGVLDDTVLVRTADHGELGGAHGLQNKGTTMYDEQNRIPFTVVYPKRFPAGGRSRALGEQVDLLPTLLELGGVADPVARFPWLRGVSLVSALEQPESPGPRSEILYRIDEFAITSVGNEKPTNTHIRAFFDGRYKFARYVAVKDGWFAGPEFVASQEYELYDTWEDPYEIRNLANDRGYAALRDDLLARLGELEKAKWGPVGLPAFGPGQPIDALPVVPNAGITQGGVPSPWPDTGRPGSYLIVPGRQPTPTSWLYEGELPATIGGGPTPDGVELAAFFCELMPRGS from the coding sequence ATGAGCATCGACCGCCGCAGGCTCCTCACCCGCGCCGCGCAGCTCGGGGCCGCGGCGACGCTCGCGCCCGTGCTCGACGCGCAGGCCCGCGACGAGCGCCCGCCGAACATCCTCATCCTCATGACCGACCAGGAGCGCCACCGCGACCGGCTCCCGGACGACCTCCCGGTCCCCGCCCGCTGCTGGATGGACGAGCACGGCACGAACATCGACCGCTTCCACAGCTCCTCGATGGCCTGCACCCCGTCGCGCGGCTGCCTGTGGACCGGCATGTACGGCCCGCAGACCGGCCTCTACGGGACGTTCATCGTCGGCGCGCAGTTCAACGTCGACCCGTCGATCCCGACGATCGGCGACCTCTTCAAGAGCATCGGCTACCGGACCGCGTTCTTCGGCAAGTGGCACCTCTCCTACCCGGGCGAGATCCCCACCAGCGCCGAGACCGCGCTCGACACGCTGCAGGGCAACCCGCTGCGCGGCAACGGGTTCGACGACTCCGTCATCTCCCCGCCCTCGGACGTCTCCGCCTACAACGACGGCTACGTCAACGACCCGATCTGGACGCGGCAGGCGCTCGACTGGCTCGACGCGCACGGGAAGGACGAGCAGCCCTGGCTGTGCATCCTGTCGCTGCTCAACCCGCACGACATCCAGTACTACCCGCGCGGCTTCGCCGTGGACTTCGAACGCCCCGACTACGGGATGGAGCCCGACCCGTCGTGGTTCGAGGAGCCGAAGCTCGACGACAAGCCCTCGGGCCAGGAGCGGTTCCGCAAGGTCGTCGAGGTCATCAGCGGCACCCCCGCGGGCGGGGCGCGGCGGGAGGGCTACGTGCGCTCGCTGCTCAACCTGTACTGCGACCTCATCGTCGGGACCGACGAGATGCTCCAGGCGATGATCAAGAAGGTCATCGACCTCGGGGTGCTCGACGACACGGTGCTCGTGCGCACGGCCGACCACGGGGAGCTCGGCGGCGCGCACGGCCTGCAGAACAAGGGCACCACGATGTACGACGAGCAGAACCGCATCCCGTTCACCGTCGTGTACCCGAAGCGGTTCCCGGCGGGCGGGCGGTCGCGCGCGCTCGGGGAGCAGGTCGACCTCCTGCCCACGCTGCTCGAGCTCGGCGGGGTCGCCGACCCGGTGGCGCGGTTCCCGTGGCTGCGCGGCGTGTCGCTCGTGTCCGCGCTCGAGCAGCCCGAGTCGCCCGGCCCGCGCAGCGAGATCCTCTACCGGATCGACGAGTTCGCGATCACGAGCGTCGGCAACGAGAAGCCCACCAACACCCACATCCGGGCGTTCTTCGACGGGCGCTACAAGTTCGCGCGCTACGTCGCGGTGAAGGACGGCTGGTTCGCCGGCCCGGAGTTCGTCGCCTCCCAGGAGTACGAGCTGTACGACACCTGGGAGGACCCGTACGAGATCCGCAACCTCGCCAACGACCGCGGCTACGCCGCGCTGCGCGACGACCTGCTCGCCCGGCTCGGGGAGCTCGAGAAGGCGAAGTGGGGGCCGGTCGGCCTCCCGGCGTTCGGGCCCGGTCAGCCGATCGACGCGTTGCCCGTCGTCCCGAACGCCGGCATCACCCAGGGCGGCGTGCCGAGCCCGTGGCCCGACACCGGACGGCCCGGCTCCTACCTGATCGTCCCCGGCCGCCAGCCGACCCCCACCAGCTGGCTCTACGAGGGCGAGCTGCCCGCCACGATCGGGGGCGGCCCGACACCGGACGGCGTCGAGCTCGCCGCGTTCTTCTGCGAGCTGATGCCGCGCGGCTCGTAA